In a genomic window of Mastomys coucha isolate ucsf_1 unplaced genomic scaffold, UCSF_Mcou_1 pScaffold19, whole genome shotgun sequence:
- the Atg9b gene encoding autophagy-related protein 9B has translation MVRRMGWGGSRRQRGRWGDLGPSSVPLLPMALPLPASPCRGIGGGRISVFSLSPAPRTRSCSSSVFPPASGSPCLMIQEAGASQPPHNALPTPATPSTQAHPTMTHTSASPSWGSHSTPPLASVTPPPSCRCPQDHPGLRIGPLIPEQDYERLEDCDPEGSQDSPLHGEDHQPLLHVPEGLRGSWHHIQNLDSFFTKIYSYHQRNGFACILLEDVFQLGQFVFIVTFTTFLLRCVDYNVLFNNQPKNHTRPGPLHSKVALSDAILPSAQCAEKIHGSPLLVFLLVLAAGFWLFQLLRSVCNLFSYWDIQVFYREALHIPPEELSSVPWAEVQSRLLELQRSGGLCVQPRPLTELDVHHRILRYTNYQVALANKGLLPARCPLPWGGSAAFLSRGLALNVDLLLFRGPFSLFRGGWELPEAYKRSDFRGVLATRWRRTVLLLAAVNLALSPLVLAWQVLHAFYSHVELLRREPGAFGARRWSRLARLQLRHFNELPHELRARLGRAYRPAAAFLHAAEPPAPLRALLARQLVFFSGALFAALLVLTIYDEDVLAVEHVLTTMTALGVTATVARSFIPEEQSQGRSSQLLLQAALAHMHYLPEEPGAAGARASSYWQMAQLLQYRAVSLLEELLSPLLTPLFLLFWFRPRALEIIDFFHHFTVDVAGVGDICSFALMDVKRHGHPQWLSEGQTEASLSQRAEDGKTELSLMRFSLAHPQWQPPGHSSKFLGQLRGRVQQDAATWGAPSTRSPPTPGVLSDCASPLPEAFLANLLVNPHPPQRDLSPTAPCPAAATASLLASISRMVQDPSCVSPGGTGGQKLTQLPELVSAEMSLHAIYLHQLHQQQQQELWGEAAASSPSRPWSSPSQPGSPDEEKPSWSSDGSSPASSPRQQWNTQRAQNLFPKGSQETTDTQKEPLTGSLH, from the exons ATGGTGAGAcgaatggggtggggggggagcagGAGGCAGCGGGGGCGGTGGGGAGACTTGGGGCCCAGCTCAGTGCCTCTGCTCCCTATGGCACTGCCACTGCCTGCTTCTCCATGTCGGggaattgggggagggaggatttctgtcttctctctgtcccctgctCCTCGTACAAGAAGCTGCTCCTCTTCAGtgtttcctcctgcctcagggtcTCCCTGCCTGATGATTCAGGAGGCAGGGGCTTCTCAGCCTCCACACAATGCCTTACCCACCCCAGCCACACCCTCAACACAGGCCCATCCCACAATGACACACACTTCTGCTTCCCCCTCATGGGGGTCCCACTCTACCCCACCCCTGGCCTCGGtcactccccctccctcctgccgGTGCCCCCAGGACCATCCTGGGCTGCGGATAGGCCCTCTGATCCCTGAGCAGGATTATGAACGGCTAGAGGACTGTGACCCTGAGGGGTCTCAAGATTCACCTCTCCATGGGGAGGACCATCAACCCTTGCTTCATGTACCTGAAGGACTCCGAG GTTCCTGGCATCACATCCAGAACCTGGACAGTTTCTTCACCAAG ATCTACAGCTATCATCAGCGGAATGGCTTTGCCTGTATCCTGCTGGAGGATGTCTTCCAGCTGGG ACAGTTCGTTTTCATTGTCACCTTCACAACCTTCCTCCTTCGCTGTGTGGATTACAATGTTCTtttcaacaaccaaccaaagaaccaTACAAGACCTGGACCATTGCATAGCAAAGTGGCCTTGTCAGATGCCATTCTGCCCTCAGCCCAGTGTGCAGAGAA GATCCACGGCAGTCCCCTGTTGGTCTTCCTCCTAGTCCTGGCTGCTGGCTTCTGGCTGTTCCAGCTGCTTCGCTCAGTCTGCAACCTCTTCAGCTACTGGGACATCCAGGTGTTTTACAGGGAGGCCCTGCACATTCCCCCA GAGGAGCTCAGCTCGGTACCCTGGGCCGAGGTGCAGTCTCGCCTTCTGGAGCTGCAGAGGAGCGGTGGGCTGTGCGTGCAGCCGCGGCCGCTGACGGAACTGGACGTCCACCACCGCATCCTGCGCTACACCAACTACCAGGTGGCGCTGGCCAACAAGGGTCTGCTGCCTGCCCGCTGCCCGCTGCCCTGGGGGGGCAGCGCCGCCTTCCTCAGCCGCGGCTTGGCGCTCAACGTGGACTTGCTGCTCTTCCGCGGTCCCTTCTCACTCTTCCGCGGGGGCTGGGAGCTTCCCGAAGCCTACAAGCGCAGCGACTTCCGGGGCGTCCTGGCCACCCGCTGGCGGCGCACGGTGCTGTTGCTGGCCGCCGTGAACTTGGCGCTGAGCCCCCTGGTGCTGGCCTGGCAGGTACTGCACGCTTTCTACAGCCACGTGGAGCTGCTGCGGCGCGAGCCCGGCGCCTTCGGGGCGCGCCGCTGGTCCCGCCTGGCCCGCCTGCAGCTGCGCCACTTTAACGAGCTGCCGCACGAGCTGCGTGCGCGTCTCGGCCGCGCCTACCGGCCCGCGGCCGCCTTCCTGCATGCAGCCGAGCCCCCGGCTCCTCTGCGCGCACTGCTGGCCCGCCAGCTGGTCTTCTTCTCCGGAGCGCTCTTTGCCGCGCTGCTAGTGCTCACCATCTACGATGAGGACGTGTTGGCCGTGGAGCATGTGCTCACTACCATGACGGCGCTCGGGGTCACAGCCACTGTAGCCAG GTCCTTCATTCCAGAGGAGCAAAGCCAGGGGCGTTCCTCCCAGCTCCTGCTGCAGGCAGCCCTGGCACACATGCATTACCTCCCAGAGGAGCCTGGTGCAGCGGGTGCTCGGGCCAGCTCTTATTGGCAGATGGCACAGCTGCTTCAGTACCGCGCA GTCTCTCTCCTGGAAgagctcctgtctccactcctgaCCCCACTGTTTCTGCTCTTCTGGTTCCGCCCCCGTGCTCTGGAGATTATTGACTTTTTTCATCACTTCACTGTGGATGTGGCCGGTGTTGGGGACATCTGTTCTTTTGCCTTAATGGATGTGAAGCGCCATGGGCATCCTCAG TGGCTttcagagggacagacagaggccTCACTCTCTCAGCgtgcagaagatggaaagacggAACTCTCCTTAATGCGGTTCTCCCTGGCACACCCACAATGGCAGCCTCCAGGGCACAGCTCAAAGTTCCTTGGACAGCTTCGGGGCCGGGTACAACAAGATGCAGCTACCTGGGGCGCTCCCTCGACCCGGAGCCCTCCCACCCCAGGGGTGCTCAGTGACTGTGCATCCCCTCTG CCAGAAGCCTTCCTTGCCAACCTCTTGGTGaatccccacccaccccagaGGGACCTGAGTCCCACAGCCCCCTGCCCTGCTGCAGCCACAGCCAGCCTCCTTGCCTCTATTTCACGAATGGTCCAGGACCCTAG CTGTGTGTCCCCAGGAGGCACTGGGGGCCAGAAGCTGACCCAACTCCCAGAGCTTGTTTCTGCTGAGATGAGCCTCCACGCCATTTACCTACATCAG CTtcatcaacagcagcagcaggaactaTGGGGAGAGGCTGCAGCTTCCTCCCCATCCAGGCCCTGGTCCAGCCCTTCACAGCCAGGCTCACCTGATGAGGAGAAGCCATCTTGGTCAAGTGATG GCTCCAGTCCTGCTTCTAGCCCAAGACAACAGTGGAACACCCAGAGGGCCCAGAATCTATTCCCAAAGGGTTCCCAGGAGACCACAGACACCCAGAAGGAGCCCCTAACAGGCTCCTTGCACTGA